In Pseudomonas sp. ADAK18, a single window of DNA contains:
- a CDS encoding NAD(P)/FAD-dependent oxidoreductase: MNITHKKNRHPADGKKPITIFGPDFPFAFDDWIEHPAGLGSIPAVNHGAEVAIVGAGIAGLVAAYELMKLGLKPVVYEASKMGGRLRSQAFEGAEGIIAELGGMRFPVSSTAFYHYVDKLGLETKPFPNPLTPASGSTVIDLEGQTHYAQKLADLPALFQEVADAWADALEAGSQFADIQQAIRDRDVPRLKELWNTLVPLWDDRTFYDFVATSKAFAKLSFHHREVFGQVGFGTGGWDSDFPNSMLEIFRVVMTNCDDHQHLVVGGVAQVPLGIWRHVPERCAHWPQGTSLSSLHNGAPRTGVKRIAHAAGGRFAVTDNWGDTREYAAVLTTCQSWLLTTQIECDETLFSQKMWMALDRTRYMQSSKTFVMVDRPFWKDKDPQTGRDLMSMTLTDRLTRGTYLFDNGDDKPGVICLSYSWMSDALKMLPQPIEKRVKLALDALKKIYPKVDISARIIGDPITVSWEADPHFLGAFKGALPGHYRYNQRMYAHFMQKDMPAEQRGIFIAGDDVSWTPAWVEGAVQTSLNAVWGIMTHFGGSTHPENPGPGDVFDEIGPIALAE, encoded by the coding sequence ATGAACATTACCCACAAAAAAAATCGCCACCCTGCAGACGGTAAAAAACCTATCACCATCTTTGGCCCGGATTTTCCGTTCGCCTTCGATGACTGGATCGAACATCCCGCCGGCCTGGGCAGTATCCCTGCCGTCAACCACGGTGCTGAAGTGGCGATCGTGGGCGCCGGGATTGCCGGGCTTGTCGCCGCTTATGAGCTGATGAAGCTGGGACTGAAACCGGTGGTGTACGAAGCCTCGAAAATGGGCGGGCGCCTGCGCTCCCAGGCCTTCGAAGGCGCCGAAGGCATCATCGCGGAACTGGGCGGCATGCGCTTTCCGGTGTCCTCCACGGCCTTCTACCACTATGTAGACAAGCTCGGCCTGGAGACCAAACCCTTCCCCAACCCGCTGACGCCAGCGTCCGGCAGCACGGTCATCGACCTGGAAGGCCAGACCCATTACGCACAGAAACTTGCCGACCTGCCTGCACTGTTCCAGGAAGTAGCCGACGCCTGGGCCGACGCCCTTGAAGCCGGCTCGCAGTTCGCCGATATCCAGCAAGCGATCCGCGACCGTGATGTGCCACGCCTGAAAGAACTGTGGAATACCCTCGTGCCGCTGTGGGATGACCGCACCTTCTATGACTTCGTCGCCACCTCCAAGGCCTTCGCCAAGCTGTCATTCCATCACCGCGAAGTGTTCGGCCAGGTCGGTTTCGGCACCGGCGGCTGGGACTCGGACTTCCCCAACTCGATGTTGGAAATCTTCCGCGTGGTGATGACCAACTGCGATGATCACCAACATCTGGTGGTGGGCGGTGTTGCACAAGTACCCCTGGGCATCTGGCGCCATGTGCCGGAGCGTTGCGCGCACTGGCCGCAAGGTACCAGCCTCAGCTCCCTGCACAACGGCGCGCCACGCACCGGGGTTAAACGCATCGCCCACGCTGCAGGCGGCCGCTTCGCCGTTACCGATAACTGGGGCGATACCCGCGAATATGCGGCCGTACTGACTACCTGCCAGAGCTGGTTGCTGACCACCCAGATCGAATGCGATGAAACCCTGTTCTCGCAAAAGATGTGGATGGCCCTGGACCGCACCCGCTACATGCAATCGTCGAAAACCTTCGTCATGGTCGACCGGCCATTCTGGAAAGACAAAGACCCGCAAACCGGCCGCGACCTGATGAGCATGACCCTCACCGACCGCCTGACTCGCGGCACTTACTTATTCGACAACGGTGACGACAAACCTGGGGTGATTTGCCTCTCCTACTCCTGGATGAGCGACGCCCTGAAGATGCTGCCGCAGCCCATCGAAAAACGGGTGAAGCTGGCCCTCGACGCGCTGAAGAAGATCTACCCGAAAGTCGATATCTCCGCGCGGATCATCGGCGACCCGATCACTGTTTCCTGGGAAGCCGATCCGCATTTCCTCGGGGCCTTCAAAGGTGCGTTACCAGGACACTATCGCTATAACCAACGGATGTACGCGCACTTCATGCAGAAGGACATGCCCGCCGAGCAGCGTGGGATCTTCATCGCCGGTGACGACGTTTCGTGGACCCCGGCGTGGGTCGAAGGCGCAGTACAAACCTCGCTGAACGCGGTGTGGGGCATCATGACCCACTTCGGCGGCAGCACTCATCCAGAGAACCCGGGGCCGGGTGATGTGTTCGATGAAATCGGCCCGATTGCCCTGGCCGAATAA
- the pqqD gene encoding pyrroloquinoline quinone biosynthesis peptide chaperone PqqD: protein MSFDRSKKPTWRQGYRFQYEPAQKGHVLLYPEGMIKLNDSAAVIGGLIDGERDVTTIIGELEKQFPGVPELGEDIEQFMEVARAQHWIELA from the coding sequence ATGAGTTTTGATCGCAGCAAAAAACCGACCTGGCGCCAAGGCTATCGCTTCCAGTACGAGCCCGCGCAAAAGGGGCATGTGCTGCTGTATCCGGAAGGCATGATCAAGCTCAATGACAGTGCTGCTGTGATCGGTGGTTTGATCGATGGCGAGCGCGACGTAACCACGATCATCGGCGAACTGGAAAAGCAGTTCCCGGGCGTTCCTGAGCTCGGGGAAGATATAGAGCAATTCATGGAGGTCGCCCGTGCTCAGCACTGGATCGAACTTGCCTGA
- the pqqF gene encoding pyrroloquinoline quinone biosynthesis protein PqqF, with protein sequence MPAAHPHHLHLTLANGLRVSLRHAPRLKRCAAVLRVAAGSHDVPMAWPGLAHFLEHLLFLGTERFPANEGLMTYVQSLGGQVNASTRERTTDFFFELPVATFGDALERLADMLAHPRLTLEDQLREREVLHAEFVAWSQDAKAQQQVALLEGLAANHPLRAFHAGNRDSLPVERADFQQALRDFYERFYQSGQMTLSLAGPQPLDELEAVAQRFSEDLASGPLLPQEIPPALMAGHERRYQHTDKGHMHHVITCDAPREALDFLCAWLNASAPGGLLAELRARQLATALQASVLYHFDGQAVLDIDFTLGTHSELTTQIEALLYDWLSFFAHGDWTLLREEFALLIARQQQIQGALALSRYDSEDLEPQLSEHNAVALKAWLDSLHLEPARHSWQLPPNNPFLRPPAKEERAGLIRGQTSAHRGLRTFAQDRSRGRKDLSALTFSPVLPDDTGEGALYLRWRLDSAPHTDLFPRLESSLQTLCDDARQAGVDLSFEMLGNEWRLKMSGLHEPMPAVLEQLARSLTYPDQQAWQATLPTAEPLIAIRQLLALLPASCADNSPAAPLSAASLTDLQDTWSTARWHGFAVGLPAACEMAIKSAVGRLPGQPTHRVDKSAPISGQYRWHSVETDSSEAALLLFCPAPTQSLADEAAWRLLAHLGQAPFYQRLRVELQLGYAVFSGVRQINGQTGLLFGVQSPSASLEQILNHLQAFLQSLPTLIAGYDEQVARTLANQFSPESLPTSQAAEWLWQAQLAGHPSDYMEQLQNFIRSRTREDLLHAAKQLNKADNGWLCLANGACPGEPWQPVK encoded by the coding sequence ATGCCTGCGGCTCACCCTCATCACCTTCATCTGACCCTGGCCAACGGTCTGCGGGTTTCCTTGCGTCATGCGCCGCGTTTGAAGCGTTGCGCCGCTGTCTTGCGGGTGGCGGCCGGCAGCCATGACGTGCCGATGGCTTGGCCGGGGTTGGCGCACTTCCTTGAACACTTGTTGTTTCTCGGGACTGAGCGCTTTCCCGCAAACGAAGGGTTGATGACCTACGTGCAGAGCCTCGGAGGCCAGGTCAATGCGAGCACTCGCGAGCGCACCACCGATTTCTTCTTTGAACTGCCCGTGGCGACCTTTGGTGACGCACTGGAGCGTCTGGCGGACATGCTGGCCCATCCGCGCCTGACGCTGGAAGATCAACTGCGTGAACGCGAAGTGCTGCACGCGGAGTTTGTCGCCTGGTCCCAGGATGCCAAGGCGCAGCAGCAGGTAGCGCTGCTGGAAGGCCTGGCGGCCAATCATCCGTTACGGGCTTTTCATGCGGGCAACCGCGACAGTCTGCCGGTGGAGCGTGCAGACTTTCAGCAAGCCTTACGGGACTTCTACGAGCGCTTCTATCAGAGCGGGCAAATGACCTTGAGTCTTGCGGGCCCACAGCCCTTGGACGAACTGGAAGCAGTGGCGCAACGGTTCAGCGAGGATCTGGCATCAGGGCCTCTGCTCCCACAAGAAATTCCACCGGCATTGATGGCCGGTCATGAACGGCGTTATCAACACACCGACAAAGGCCACATGCACCACGTCATCACCTGCGACGCCCCTCGCGAAGCGCTGGACTTTCTCTGCGCCTGGCTCAACGCATCCGCGCCGGGAGGGCTACTCGCCGAACTGAGAGCACGACAACTGGCCACCGCGCTGCAGGCGAGCGTGCTCTACCACTTTGACGGGCAGGCGGTACTGGATATCGATTTCACCCTCGGCACACACAGCGAACTGACGACGCAAATCGAAGCGCTTCTGTACGACTGGCTGAGCTTTTTCGCACACGGCGACTGGACCTTACTGCGGGAAGAGTTCGCCCTGTTGATCGCTCGCCAACAACAGATCCAAGGTGCCTTGGCGCTATCCAGATACGATAGCGAAGACCTGGAACCGCAACTGTCCGAACACAACGCCGTAGCCCTCAAAGCCTGGCTGGACTCGCTGCACTTGGAGCCTGCCCGGCACAGCTGGCAACTGCCGCCGAATAACCCATTCCTGCGCCCGCCCGCCAAGGAAGAACGGGCCGGGTTGATTCGCGGCCAGACCAGTGCCCATCGTGGTTTGCGTACCTTTGCCCAGGATCGCTCACGCGGGCGAAAGGATCTGTCAGCACTGACCTTCAGCCCGGTTTTGCCAGACGACACTGGAGAAGGCGCCCTGTACCTGCGCTGGCGTCTGGATTCAGCGCCACACACAGACCTTTTCCCACGCCTGGAAAGCAGCCTGCAGACACTGTGCGACGATGCTCGCCAAGCGGGTGTCGACCTGTCCTTCGAGATGCTGGGAAATGAATGGCGGCTGAAAATGAGCGGCCTGCACGAACCCATGCCGGCGGTGCTGGAACAGCTAGCACGCAGCCTGACTTATCCTGATCAACAGGCCTGGCAAGCAACATTGCCGACTGCCGAGCCACTGATCGCGATCCGCCAACTGCTCGCGTTACTGCCCGCCTCGTGCGCCGACAACAGTCCCGCCGCCCCACTGTCCGCCGCAAGTCTTACCGACCTGCAAGACACCTGGTCAACCGCGCGCTGGCACGGGTTTGCTGTCGGCCTGCCTGCCGCCTGCGAGATGGCAATCAAAAGCGCGGTGGGACGCTTACCGGGCCAGCCCACACACAGGGTCGATAAATCTGCTCCGATCAGCGGACAGTACCGTTGGCACTCGGTCGAGACTGATTCCAGCGAAGCAGCCCTGCTGCTGTTCTGCCCAGCGCCAACGCAATCCTTGGCCGACGAAGCCGCCTGGCGACTGCTGGCGCACCTGGGGCAAGCACCGTTCTATCAGCGTCTGCGGGTCGAGCTGCAATTGGGCTACGCCGTATTCAGCGGTGTCCGACAAATCAACGGGCAGACCGGCCTGCTGTTTGGCGTGCAATCTCCCAGCGCTTCGCTGGAGCAAATACTCAATCATCTCCAGGCATTCCTTCAAAGCCTCCCGACGCTGATTGCTGGATATGACGAACAGGTAGCACGCACCCTGGCAAACCAGTTTTCCCCTGAGTCGTTGCCGACCTCCCAGGCCGCCGAGTGGCTGTGGCAGGCACAACTGGCCGGCCATCCGTCGGATTACATGGAACAGTTACAAAATTTCATCCGCAGCCGCACACGGGAGGATTTGTTGCACGCAGCCAAACAACTGAATAAGGCCGACAACGGCTGGCTCTGCCTGGCCAACGGAGCTTGCCCGGGTGAGCCTTGGCAGCCGGTGAAATGA
- a CDS encoding carbon-nitrogen hydrolase family protein, with protein sequence MRVALYQCPPLPLDVAGNLKRLHQLAQEASGADVLVLPEMFLTGYNIGAEAVGALAEAQDGPSAQAIAELAHSAKLAILYGYPERAEDGQIYNAVQLIDANGQRLCNYRKTHLFGDLDHSMFSAGADDFPLVELNGWKLGFLICYDLEFPENTRRLALAGAELILVPTANMVPFDFVADVTVRARAFENQCYVAYANYCGHEGEIQYCGQSSIAAPDGQRIAQAGLDEALIVGTLDRQTMINARAANHYLQDRRPELYKALHKP encoded by the coding sequence ATGCGTGTCGCCCTGTACCAATGCCCGCCGCTGCCGCTGGATGTGGCCGGTAATCTCAAGCGCCTGCACCAACTGGCGCAAGAGGCGTCCGGCGCTGATGTGCTGGTGCTGCCGGAGATGTTCCTCACCGGTTACAACATCGGTGCCGAAGCCGTTGGCGCGCTAGCCGAAGCGCAGGATGGGCCATCGGCGCAAGCCATCGCCGAACTGGCACACAGCGCGAAGCTGGCAATTCTGTACGGCTACCCGGAGAGGGCCGAAGACGGGCAGATCTACAACGCTGTGCAACTGATCGACGCCAACGGCCAGCGCCTGTGCAACTACCGCAAGACGCACCTGTTTGGCGACCTTGATCATTCGATGTTCAGTGCCGGGGCGGATGATTTCCCGCTGGTGGAACTGAACGGCTGGAAGTTGGGTTTTCTGATCTGCTACGACCTGGAGTTCCCGGAAAACACCCGCCGCCTGGCCCTGGCCGGTGCCGAACTGATCCTGGTGCCCACTGCCAATATGGTGCCGTTCGACTTTGTCGCCGACGTCACCGTGCGGGCCCGGGCGTTTGAAAACCAGTGCTACGTCGCCTACGCCAATTACTGCGGGCACGAGGGTGAGATTCAGTACTGCGGGCAAAGCAGCATTGCCGCACCGGATGGCCAGCGGATCGCCCAGGCCGGCCTCGATGAAGCCTTGATCGTCGGCACCCTGGATCGGCAGACGATGATCAACGCCCGAGCCGCCAATCACTACCTGCAAGACCGTCGCCCCGAGCTTTACAAAGCGCTGCACAAGCCCTGA
- the pqqE gene encoding pyrroloquinoline quinone biosynthesis protein PqqE produces the protein MPDLPPKPEIGLPLWLLAELTYRCPLQCPYCSNPLDFAQQGKELSTEQWIKVFREAREMGAAQLGFSGGEPLVRQDLAELIGEARKLGFYTNLITSGIGLTEQKISDFKKAGLDHIQISFQASDEQVNNLLAGSKKAFAQKLEMARAVKAHGYPMVLNFVTHRHNIDKIDRIIELCIALEADFVELATCQFYGWAQLNRVGLLPTQEQLVRAERITNEYRAKLEAEGHPCKLIFVTPDYYEERPKACMNGWGSIFLTVTPDGTALPCHGARQMPVQFPNVRDHSMQHIWYDSFGFNRFRGYDWMPEPCRSCDEKEKDFGGCRCQAFMLTGDASNADPVCSKSEHHGMILKAREEAEHATQTIEQLAFRNERNSRLIAKG, from the coding sequence TTGCCTGATCTGCCGCCCAAGCCTGAAATCGGCCTGCCGCTGTGGCTGCTCGCCGAGCTGACCTACCGCTGCCCACTGCAATGCCCGTATTGCTCCAACCCGTTGGACTTTGCCCAGCAAGGCAAGGAGCTGAGCACCGAACAGTGGATCAAGGTGTTTCGTGAGGCCCGGGAAATGGGCGCCGCACAACTGGGGTTTTCCGGCGGCGAACCGCTGGTACGCCAGGACCTTGCCGAACTGATCGGCGAGGCCCGCAAGCTGGGGTTCTACACCAACCTGATCACCTCCGGCATCGGCCTGACCGAGCAGAAGATCAGCGACTTCAAGAAGGCGGGCCTGGACCATATCCAGATCAGCTTCCAGGCCAGCGACGAACAGGTGAACAACCTGCTGGCCGGCTCGAAAAAAGCCTTTGCGCAAAAGCTGGAAATGGCCCGTGCGGTGAAAGCCCACGGCTATCCGATGGTGCTGAACTTCGTCACCCATCGGCACAATATCGACAAGATCGACCGCATCATCGAGCTGTGCATTGCCCTTGAGGCAGACTTTGTCGAACTCGCTACCTGCCAGTTCTACGGCTGGGCGCAGCTCAATCGTGTCGGCCTGTTGCCGACTCAGGAGCAGTTGGTCCGCGCCGAGCGCATCACCAACGAATACCGCGCCAAGCTTGAAGCCGAAGGTCATCCCTGCAAGTTGATCTTCGTCACCCCGGACTACTACGAGGAACGCCCGAAAGCCTGCATGAATGGCTGGGGCAGCATCTTCCTGACGGTAACGCCGGACGGCACCGCATTGCCGTGCCACGGCGCCCGCCAGATGCCGGTGCAGTTTCCTAACGTTCGCGATCACAGCATGCAACACATCTGGTACGACTCATTCGGCTTCAACCGCTTTCGCGGCTATGACTGGATGCCCGAACCATGCCGCTCCTGCGACGAGAAGGAAAAGGACTTCGGCGGCTGCCGCTGCCAGGCGTTCATGCTCACCGGGGACGCTAGCAATGCCGACCCGGTGTGCAGTAAATCCGAACACCACGGCATGATCCTCAAGGCCCGCGAAGAAGCCGAACACGCCACCCAGACCATCGAGCAACTGGCCTTTCGCAATGAGCGCAACTCACGGCTGATCGCGAAAGGCTGA
- a CDS encoding DNA-binding transcriptional regulator has product MTKKFESEALESIHESATALYSIGAISKTTLRQFDEACLAPVPVQIPAEQIKQIRERSHVSQPVFARYLNTSASTVKQWESGEKQPSGMALKLLSIVQKHGLEILA; this is encoded by the coding sequence ATGACCAAAAAATTTGAAAGCGAAGCACTTGAGTCGATTCACGAGTCGGCCACTGCGCTGTACTCAATCGGCGCTATCAGCAAGACCACCCTGCGTCAGTTCGACGAGGCGTGCCTGGCCCCAGTCCCGGTACAAATACCCGCTGAGCAAATCAAGCAGATCCGCGAGCGCAGTCATGTCAGCCAGCCGGTGTTTGCCCGTTACTTGAACACCAGTGCCTCCACCGTGAAGCAGTGGGAGTCGGGTGAAAAACAGCCCAGCGGCATGGCGCTCAAGCTACTGAGCATCGTGCAGAAGCACGGGTTGGAGATTCTGGCCTGA
- a CDS encoding type II toxin-antitoxin system RelE/ParE family toxin produces MTFRLFKTRYFAASASKAWICDSELKAAFGEMLNGQADNLGGGVWKKRLNENRHRSIILAKGRHYWVYQFLFAKQDQSNISQKELAGFRTLAKAYEGLNDVQIQQLLDLREFVEIHHDQKI; encoded by the coding sequence ATGACGTTCAGGTTATTCAAAACCCGGTATTTTGCAGCATCGGCCAGCAAGGCCTGGATTTGCGATTCAGAGCTTAAGGCGGCATTTGGCGAAATGCTTAACGGCCAGGCCGACAACCTGGGAGGCGGCGTTTGGAAGAAACGCCTGAACGAGAACCGCCACCGTTCCATTATCCTGGCGAAGGGCAGGCACTATTGGGTCTACCAGTTTCTGTTTGCCAAGCAAGATCAAAGCAATATCAGCCAGAAGGAGTTGGCTGGGTTTCGGACGCTGGCAAAGGCCTATGAAGGTTTAAACGATGTGCAGATCCAACAGTTACTGGATCTCAGGGAGTTTGTGGAGATACATCATGACCAAAAAATTTGA
- a CDS encoding YqaE/Pmp3 family membrane protein, translating to MDIIRIIIAILLPPLGVFLQVGFGGAFWLNILLTLCGYIPGIVHAVYIIAKR from the coding sequence GTGGACATCATTCGCATCATCATCGCCATCCTGCTGCCTCCCCTGGGTGTGTTCCTGCAAGTAGGTTTTGGCGGCGCGTTCTGGCTGAATATCCTGCTGACCTTGTGCGGTTATATCCCGGGCATCGTGCATGCGGTGTACATCATCGCCAAACGCTAA
- a CDS encoding aspartate aminotransferase family protein, which yields MNLFNLRRPAPSLDDLIREPETPMLRDELSSDCLMPSVARPSQVFVRGQGSWLWDSDDHAYLDFSQGGGANSLGHSPQVLAKALADQAYTLINPGNGLHNRSQLNLANRLCHSTGSDQVYLLNSGAQACEAAIKLARKWGQLHRGGAYHIITASNGCHGRSFATMSASDAAGANRFEPQLSGFSHVPFNDLPALHAAVDAQTVAIMLEPIQGEAGVIPATEHYLKGVERLCRELGILLILDEVQTGVGRCGTLLAEQRYGVRADIITLGKGLGGGVPLAALLARGKACCFELGELEGTHHGNALMATAGGAVLDTVLGGGFLEHIRETGHYLKEGLARLAYRYDQGELRGQGLLWGLTLSDDSADAVVKAALYEGLILNAPQPNCLRFTPALTVSKSNIDEMLLRLARAFARVHTTQLQCRKGIAV from the coding sequence ATGAACCTGTTTAATCTGCGCCGCCCTGCACCCAGCCTTGATGACCTGATACGGGAGCCTGAAACGCCGATGCTGCGGGACGAACTGTCCAGTGACTGCCTGATGCCCAGCGTGGCCCGACCGTCTCAGGTTTTTGTGCGTGGCCAGGGTTCCTGGCTCTGGGACAGCGACGACCATGCGTACCTGGACTTCTCCCAGGGCGGCGGCGCCAACAGCCTCGGCCACAGCCCGCAAGTATTGGCCAAAGCCCTGGCCGACCAGGCATACACGCTGATCAATCCCGGCAACGGCCTGCACAATCGCAGTCAATTGAACCTGGCCAACCGCCTGTGTCACAGCACTGGCAGCGATCAGGTCTACCTGCTCAATAGCGGCGCGCAAGCCTGTGAGGCGGCGATCAAGCTGGCGCGCAAATGGGGCCAGCTGCATCGCGGCGGCGCTTATCACATCATCACCGCCAGCAACGGTTGCCACGGGCGCAGCTTTGCCACGATGTCGGCGTCAGACGCTGCTGGGGCAAACCGTTTCGAACCCCAGTTGTCTGGCTTCAGCCATGTCCCGTTCAACGACCTGCCGGCGTTGCATGCCGCGGTGGATGCGCAAACGGTCGCCATCATGCTGGAGCCGATCCAGGGGGAGGCCGGGGTTATTCCTGCGACCGAGCATTACCTCAAAGGTGTCGAACGCCTGTGCCGCGAGCTGGGGATCCTGCTGATTCTCGACGAAGTGCAAACCGGCGTCGGCCGCTGCGGTACTTTGCTGGCCGAACAACGTTATGGCGTGCGCGCCGACATCATCACCCTCGGCAAAGGCCTGGGCGGTGGTGTACCCCTGGCAGCCCTGCTGGCCCGAGGTAAGGCGTGCTGTTTTGAGCTCGGCGAACTGGAAGGCACCCATCACGGTAACGCGCTTATGGCGACCGCTGGTGGGGCGGTACTCGACACTGTTCTGGGTGGCGGTTTTCTCGAACACATCCGCGAGACCGGTCACTACCTGAAGGAAGGTCTCGCCCGTCTGGCTTATCGCTACGACCAAGGCGAGCTGCGTGGCCAGGGACTGCTCTGGGGGTTGACCCTGTCGGATGATTCCGCCGATGCCGTGGTAAAGGCCGCGCTCTACGAAGGCCTGATACTCAATGCCCCGCAGCCGAATTGCCTGCGTTTTACTCCGGCCTTGACCGTCAGCAAGAGCAACATCGACGAAATGCTCCTGCGCCTGGCCCGCGCCTTCGCCCGGGTACATACCACACAACTGCAGTGCCGCAAGGGCATCGCCGTTTAA
- the pqqB gene encoding pyrroloquinoline quinone biosynthesis protein PqqB encodes MFVQILGSAAGGGFPQWNCNCVNCAGFRDGSLRAHARTQSSIAISDDGVNWVLCNASPDIRAQLQSFAPMQPGRALRDTGISAIILMDSQIDHTTGLLSLREGCPHQVWCTDMVHEDLSTGFPLFTMLTHWNGGLAWNRIELDASFTIPACPNLRFTPLPLRSAAPPYSPHRFDPHPGDNIGLIVEDLRTGGKLFYAPGLGKVDAPLLEIMADSDCLLVDGTMWDDDEMQRRGVGTRTGREMGHLAQNGPGGMLEVLEQLPKQRKVLIHINNTNPILDEDSPERAELARRNVEVAYDGMSIEL; translated from the coding sequence ATGTTCGTCCAGATTCTAGGGTCCGCCGCCGGCGGTGGTTTTCCGCAGTGGAACTGCAACTGCGTGAACTGCGCCGGCTTTCGCGACGGCAGCTTGCGGGCCCACGCCCGCACCCAGTCTTCCATCGCAATCTCCGATGACGGCGTGAACTGGGTGCTGTGCAACGCCTCACCGGATATTCGCGCACAGCTACAGAGTTTTGCCCCGATGCAACCCGGCCGCGCCCTACGGGATACCGGCATCAGCGCGATCATCCTGATGGACAGCCAGATCGACCACACCACCGGCCTGTTGAGCCTGCGTGAAGGCTGCCCGCACCAAGTGTGGTGCACTGACATGGTCCATGAAGACCTGAGCACCGGCTTTCCGTTGTTCACCATGCTGACCCACTGGAACGGCGGCCTGGCCTGGAACCGCATTGAGCTGGACGCAAGTTTCACCATCCCCGCCTGCCCCAACCTGCGCTTCACTCCGCTACCGCTGCGCAGCGCCGCACCGCCCTACTCGCCCCATCGTTTCGACCCGCACCCGGGCGACAACATCGGCCTGATCGTTGAAGACCTGCGCACCGGTGGCAAGCTGTTTTACGCCCCAGGCCTGGGCAAAGTAGACGCGCCGTTGCTGGAGATCATGGCCGACAGCGACTGCCTGCTGGTGGACGGCACGATGTGGGATGACGACGAAATGCAGCGTCGTGGCGTGGGCACCCGCACCGGTCGAGAAATGGGCCATCTGGCGCAGAACGGCCCCGGCGGCATGCTCGAAGTGCTGGAGCAACTGCCCAAGCAGCGCAAGGTGCTTATTCACATCAACAACACCAACCCGATTCTGGATGAGGACTCACCCGAACGAGCCGAGTTGGCGCGACGCAATGTGGAAGTGGCGTACGACGGCATGAGCATTGAATTGTAG
- the pqqC gene encoding pyrroloquinoline-quinone synthase PqqC: MTDTPLTTAEFEEALRAKGAFYHIYHPYHVAMYEGRATREQIQGWVANRFYYQVNIPLKDAAILANCPDREIRREWIQRLLDHDGAPGEDGGIEAWLRLGQAVGLDPDQLRSQELVLPGVRFAVDAYVNFARRASWQEAASSSLTELFAPQIHQSRLDSWPQHYPWIDPAGYEYFRTRLGQARRDVEHGLAITLQHYTTREGQERMLEILQFKLDILWSMLDAMSMAYELNRPPYHSVTSERVWHKGITL; this comes from the coding sequence ATGACTGACACACCGCTGACCACCGCCGAGTTTGAAGAGGCCTTAAGGGCCAAGGGCGCCTTCTACCATATCTACCACCCGTATCACGTGGCGATGTACGAAGGCCGGGCCACCCGCGAGCAAATCCAGGGTTGGGTCGCCAATCGCTTTTACTATCAGGTGAACATTCCCCTGAAGGACGCCGCGATTCTGGCCAACTGCCCGGACCGGGAAATCCGCCGCGAGTGGATCCAGCGCCTGCTCGACCATGACGGCGCCCCCGGCGAAGACGGCGGCATCGAAGCCTGGTTGCGCCTGGGCCAAGCGGTCGGGCTCGATCCGGATCAACTGCGCTCCCAGGAACTGGTATTGCCCGGCGTGCGCTTTGCCGTCGACGCCTACGTCAACTTCGCCCGCCGCGCCAGTTGGCAAGAAGCCGCCAGCAGCTCCCTGACCGAATTGTTCGCCCCGCAGATCCACCAGTCGCGCCTCGACAGTTGGCCGCAGCATTACCCGTGGATCGACCCTGCCGGGTACGAGTACTTCCGCACACGCCTGGGCCAGGCGCGGCGGGACGTCGAGCATGGCTTGGCGATCACGCTGCAGCACTACACCACCCGCGAGGGCCAGGAACGCATGCTGGAAATTCTCCAGTTCAAACTGGACATCCTTTGGAGCATGCTCGATGCCATGAGCATGGCCTATGAACTGAACCGCCCGCCGTATCACAGCGTGACCAGCGAGCGGGTCTGGCATAAGGGAATCACCCTATGA
- the pqqA gene encoding pyrroloquinoline quinone precursor peptide PqqA, with protein MTWSKPAYTDLRIGFEVTMYFASR; from the coding sequence ATGACTTGGTCCAAACCTGCTTACACTGATCTGCGTATCGGCTTTGAAGTCACCATGTACTTCGCCAGCCGTTAA